A genome region from Acinetobacter lwoffii includes the following:
- the lpxC gene encoding UDP-3-O-acyl-N-acetylglucosamine deacetylase codes for MLKQRTLKRVVKASGIGLHSGQKVMINFVPHHADGGIVFRRIDLTPPVDIPADAMLIQEAFMCSNLVQENAKVGTIEHVMSAIAGLGIDNLIIEVSASEVPIMDGSAGPFIYLLMQGGLQELDAAKKFVKIIKPVEALIDDKRAIFSPHEGFQLNFTIDFDHPAFKKEHQSASIDFSTETFVYEVSEARTFGFMKDLDYLKANNLALGASLENAIGVDETGVVNEEGLRFSDEFVRHKILDAVGDLYLLGHQIIAKFDGYKSGHALNNQLLRNVKSDPSCYEIVTFDDEANCPIMYVNVT; via the coding sequence ATGTTGAAACAACGTACCCTAAAACGTGTCGTGAAAGCGAGCGGAATCGGTCTTCACAGTGGGCAAAAAGTCATGATTAACTTTGTGCCGCACCATGCCGATGGGGGAATTGTGTTTCGTCGTATAGACCTGACTCCGCCGGTGGACATTCCTGCTGATGCCATGCTGATTCAGGAAGCCTTTATGTGCTCAAACCTGGTTCAGGAAAATGCCAAAGTAGGCACCATTGAACATGTCATGAGTGCGATCGCTGGTCTGGGCATTGATAACCTAATTATTGAAGTATCGGCTTCTGAAGTCCCGATTATGGACGGCAGTGCAGGTCCGTTTATTTACCTGTTGATGCAGGGCGGTTTGCAAGAGCTGGATGCTGCTAAAAAATTCGTCAAGATTATTAAACCGGTTGAAGCACTGATTGATGACAAACGTGCCATTTTTAGCCCACATGAGGGCTTTCAGCTGAACTTCACCATTGATTTTGATCATCCTGCCTTTAAAAAAGAACATCAGTCTGCCAGTATCGATTTTTCTACTGAAACCTTCGTTTATGAAGTCAGTGAAGCGCGTACCTTTGGTTTTATGAAAGATCTGGATTATCTCAAAGCCAATAACCTGGCGCTGGGTGCCAGTCTGGAAAATGCCATTGGTGTGGATGAAACCGGGGTCGTTAATGAAGAAGGTTTACGTTTCTCGGACGAATTTGTACGTCATAAAATTCTGGATGCCGTGGGTGATTTATACCTGCTCGGACATCAGATTATTGCCAAATTTGATGGTTACAAATCTGGACATGCCTTGAATAATCAACTTTTACGCAATGTGAAAAGTGATCCAAGCTGCTATGAAATTGTAACATTTGATGACGAAGCCAATTGTCCAATCATGTATGTGAATGTGACATAA
- the ftsZ gene encoding cell division protein FtsZ, translating into MASFEFFEDDHSDSNGQARFTVFGVGGAGGNAVQHMLQSDIQGVKFVCANTDKQALDRMEAEFKIQLGEQSTRGLGAGANPQVGQTAAEESRELIRQQLEGTDMVFVTAGMGGGTGTGAAPVVAEIAKEMGILTVGVVTTPFNFEGKRRLQSAEKGIEALEQHVDSLIIIPNQRLLKVFRDISMKDAYKKADDVLLNAVRSIFDLVVRPGHINLDFADLKTAMSTRGYAMMGVGLGRGENRARQAAEQAIRSPLLDNVTIMNAKGILINVTGGDDVTFGEIEEITDVVNQIVDLDEGQVFYGTVFDPDARDEISVTVIATGLTRHAADSVEPTKRTNVQQATRPAAAAQAVVEDDDVPAIQRQQHETGAAANPAAASVSSPRPTPMSIQDYLKNQQRK; encoded by the coding sequence ATGGCCTCATTTGAATTTTTCGAAGACGATCATAGCGATAGCAATGGTCAAGCCCGTTTCACTGTGTTTGGTGTAGGTGGTGCGGGTGGTAATGCTGTACAACATATGTTGCAGTCCGATATCCAGGGCGTAAAGTTTGTTTGTGCCAATACGGACAAGCAGGCATTGGATCGCATGGAAGCCGAATTTAAAATTCAGCTGGGCGAGCAAAGTACCCGTGGTTTGGGTGCAGGTGCAAATCCGCAAGTCGGCCAGACAGCAGCAGAAGAAAGCCGTGAACTGATCCGCCAGCAGCTTGAAGGGACCGATATGGTCTTTGTTACTGCGGGTATGGGCGGTGGTACCGGTACCGGTGCGGCGCCAGTCGTGGCTGAAATTGCGAAAGAAATGGGTATCTTGACCGTTGGTGTCGTGACCACGCCATTTAACTTTGAAGGCAAACGCCGTCTACAGTCTGCCGAAAAAGGCATCGAAGCCCTTGAGCAGCATGTAGACTCATTAATCATCATTCCAAACCAGCGTCTATTGAAAGTCTTCCGTGATATTTCAATGAAAGATGCATATAAAAAAGCAGATGATGTGTTACTGAATGCAGTACGCAGTATTTTTGATTTGGTAGTCCGTCCTGGTCATATCAACCTTGACTTTGCTGACTTGAAAACAGCCATGAGCACACGTGGTTATGCCATGATGGGTGTCGGTCTGGGTCGTGGTGAGAACCGTGCACGTCAGGCTGCTGAACAGGCAATCCGTAGTCCATTACTCGACAACGTGACTATCATGAATGCTAAAGGTATTCTGATCAACGTGACTGGTGGCGATGATGTGACTTTCGGCGAAATTGAAGAAATTACCGATGTCGTGAACCAGATTGTCGATTTAGATGAAGGTCAGGTGTTCTACGGTACCGTTTTTGATCCGGATGCGCGTGATGAAATCAGCGTGACTGTGATTGCAACAGGTCTAACCCGTCATGCAGCGGATTCAGTTGAACCGACCAAACGTACCAATGTACAACAGGCAACTCGTCCAGCAGCAGCTGCACAGGCTGTGGTAGAAGATGATGATGTACCGGCAATTCAGCGTCAGCAGCATGAAACAGGTGCAGCAGCGAATCCAGCAGCAGCTTCAGTTTCTAGCCCGCGCCCAACGCCAATGAGCATTCAGGATTATCTTAAGAATCAACAGCGTAAATAA
- a CDS encoding D-alanine--D-alanine ligase, translating to MSNASKFGKVAVLLGGKSAEREVSLDSGTAVLEALVRSGVNAEAFDPQQRSVTELVNYDRAFIVLHGRGGEDGQIQGALEWLNVPYTGTGVQGSAIGMDKVKTKQVWQGSELPTAPYRIVTKDSDATDIVNALGLPLIIKPVHEGSSIGMSKVEKIEDFAEAIAKATEHDAVVMAEKWITGREYTIVVLNGQALPVIRLEPPQDVAFYDYEAKYQRNDVQYGIPCGLTEAEEQQLKALSLRAFQAVGASGWGRIDAMQDEQGNFWLLEVNTVPGMTSHSLVPKAAAAVGYSFDELCVAILEQTLTGSAH from the coding sequence GTGTCAAATGCTTCAAAATTCGGAAAAGTTGCCGTGTTGCTTGGTGGTAAATCTGCAGAGCGTGAGGTTTCTCTAGACAGTGGTACGGCGGTACTTGAGGCATTAGTGCGTTCAGGGGTCAATGCAGAAGCGTTTGACCCGCAGCAGCGTAGTGTCACAGAGCTGGTAAATTATGATCGTGCTTTCATTGTATTGCATGGACGTGGCGGGGAAGATGGCCAGATCCAGGGCGCACTGGAATGGTTAAACGTACCGTATACCGGTACGGGCGTACAAGGTTCTGCGATCGGCATGGACAAGGTCAAGACCAAGCAGGTCTGGCAGGGTTCGGAATTGCCGACAGCGCCGTATCGCATTGTCACCAAAGATTCTGATGCGACCGACATTGTTAATGCTTTAGGTTTGCCTTTGATTATCAAGCCGGTACATGAAGGTTCCAGTATCGGCATGAGCAAGGTTGAGAAAATTGAAGACTTTGCAGAAGCAATTGCCAAGGCAACTGAACATGATGCTGTGGTGATGGCAGAAAAATGGATTACCGGCCGTGAATATACCATTGTGGTTTTAAATGGTCAGGCGCTGCCGGTGATTCGCCTTGAACCACCTCAAGATGTCGCTTTCTACGATTATGAAGCGAAATATCAGCGTAATGATGTGCAATATGGCATTCCATGTGGTCTGACTGAAGCTGAAGAGCAACAGTTAAAAGCCTTAAGTCTGCGTGCGTTCCAAGCGGTAGGTGCCAGCGGTTGGGGCCGGATTGATGCCATGCAGGATGAACAGGGCAATTTCTGGTTGCTGGAAGTCAATACTGTACCGGGCATGACCAGTCATTCTTTGGTGCCAAAAGCGGCAGCAGCAGTCGGTTACAGTTTTGATGAGCTGTGTGTTGCGATTCTGGAACAGACCTTGACTGGTTCGGCACACTAA
- the murC gene encoding UDP-N-acetylmuramate--L-alanine ligase: MSPTTPAEQAKKLIKVPEMRRIKHIHFVGIGGAGMCGIAEVLKNQGYKVSGSDIKASKTTAQLEANGIKVYIGHTANNIKGANVIVVSTAIDQENPEIKTAIENRIPVVRRAEMLGELMRYRHGIAVAGTHGKTTTTSLITCMLAEENMDPTYVIGGLLNRTGMNAALGASRYIVAEADESDASFLHLEPMAAVVTNIDADHMDTYGGSFDVLKDTFIQFLQKLPFYGLAVVCGDDANIREIMPRIARPLLTYGFNEDNDIRAVDVDQDGMQTHFTVLRKEREPLRVTVNQPGLHNVLNALAAIGIATDEGVSDASICRALEGFSGVGRRFEVQGEFEIDGGNVKLVDDYGHHPKEVEATIKAARQSHPDRRLVMMFQPHRFSRTRDCFDDFVEVLSTVDQLLLLDVYPAGEKPIVGADSRSLARSIRLRGEVEPILVDAADGNLNQIMRKVLQANDLLLTQGAGNVGAISVELAQNHLYIK, translated from the coding sequence ATGTCTCCAACAACCCCAGCTGAACAAGCGAAAAAATTAATCAAAGTGCCGGAAATGCGCCGTATCAAACACATTCATTTTGTGGGGATCGGTGGTGCAGGCATGTGTGGTATTGCAGAAGTGCTGAAAAACCAAGGCTACAAAGTGTCTGGTTCAGATATCAAGGCTTCTAAGACCACAGCGCAGCTGGAAGCAAACGGGATTAAAGTCTATATCGGACATACTGCAAATAATATTAAAGGTGCTAATGTGATCGTGGTGTCTACCGCGATTGATCAGGAAAACCCGGAAATTAAAACTGCGATTGAAAATCGTATCCCTGTGGTTCGCCGCGCGGAAATGCTGGGTGAACTGATGCGTTACCGTCATGGTATTGCCGTTGCCGGCACGCATGGCAAGACCACGACCACCAGCCTGATCACCTGTATGCTGGCTGAAGAAAACATGGATCCAACCTATGTGATCGGTGGTTTACTGAACCGTACCGGTATGAACGCAGCCTTGGGTGCCAGCCGTTATATCGTGGCCGAAGCCGATGAGTCAGATGCTTCTTTCCTGCACCTGGAACCGATGGCTGCCGTGGTGACCAATATTGATGCCGATCATATGGATACCTATGGCGGTAGCTTCGATGTCCTGAAAGATACCTTTATCCAGTTCCTACAAAAATTGCCATTTTACGGCTTGGCCGTAGTCTGTGGTGATGATGCCAATATCCGTGAAATCATGCCGCGAATTGCACGTCCGTTACTGACTTATGGTTTCAATGAAGACAATGACATCCGCGCAGTAGATGTTGATCAGGATGGCATGCAAACCCACTTTACCGTATTGCGTAAAGAGCGTGAGCCATTGCGTGTAACGGTCAACCAGCCAGGTTTGCATAATGTGCTGAATGCCCTGGCCGCGATTGGTATAGCAACCGATGAAGGCGTGTCGGATGCTTCAATCTGCCGTGCACTGGAAGGTTTTAGTGGTGTGGGTCGCCGCTTTGAAGTTCAGGGTGAGTTTGAAATTGACGGTGGTAATGTGAAACTGGTGGATGACTATGGTCACCATCCAAAAGAAGTGGAAGCGACGATTAAAGCCGCGCGTCAGAGTCATCCAGACCGTCGCCTGGTGATGATGTTCCAGCCACATCGTTTTAGTCGTACCCGTGACTGTTTTGATGATTTTGTGGAAGTGCTTTCGACTGTAGACCAATTGTTGTTGCTGGATGTTTATCCTGCCGGTGAAAAACCGATTGTCGGGGCGGATAGCCGTAGTTTAGCCCGCAGCATTCGTTTACGTGGCGAAGTTGAGCCGATTCTGGTTGATGCGGCGGACGGCAACCTGAATCAGATCATGAGAAAAGTATTGCAAGCAAATGACTTGTTATTAACCCAGGGCGCAGGTAATGTTGGAGCAATCTCAGTCGAACTTGCACAAAATCACTTATATATAAAATAG
- a CDS encoding cell division protein FtsQ/DivIB, which produces MAQLPVSMRRKRAAITSIHDKPPTRKEKLTNFGGWLLLCIALLVLAFGILGLYKVMTNSDVAELGVVGTRSAAEQRQVMQYVSPIVTENYFTSDLEAIRDRTLELSWVDRVVVSRAWPNGIRVRVMPHHAIARWGTGRLLSDSGVIFTEVTPKNYQALPLLHGPASHAETMMRRYNEINQLFLPQGIRLKELYLTERMTWFMQFDSGLRIIVDKDQTMSKLQRLSHLSQSDLKPVWSKISAIDLRYRNGLSIQWKNSIPPKIVNGHFIVTIDDTGVENKVTVKP; this is translated from the coding sequence ATGGCTCAACTTCCTGTTTCCATGCGCCGTAAACGTGCTGCGATTACTTCAATTCACGACAAGCCGCCAACACGCAAAGAAAAGCTGACCAATTTTGGTGGCTGGTTATTGTTGTGTATTGCGCTACTGGTGCTGGCCTTTGGAATATTGGGCTTATATAAAGTCATGACCAATAGTGACGTGGCAGAGCTGGGTGTCGTGGGTACGCGCTCGGCTGCTGAACAGCGTCAGGTCATGCAGTATGTGTCACCGATTGTGACCGAAAACTATTTTACTTCGGATTTGGAAGCGATCCGTGATCGTACCCTGGAATTGTCCTGGGTAGATCGGGTTGTGGTTTCCCGAGCCTGGCCAAATGGCATTCGGGTGCGGGTGATGCCGCATCATGCGATTGCGCGTTGGGGAACGGGACGTTTATTGAGTGACAGTGGTGTGATTTTCACGGAAGTCACACCCAAGAATTATCAGGCATTACCGTTACTACATGGGCCGGCGAGCCATGCAGAAACCATGATGCGTCGTTATAATGAAATTAATCAATTATTTTTGCCACAAGGCATTCGTCTAAAAGAATTATATCTCACCGAGCGAATGACCTGGTTTATGCAGTTTGATTCGGGTTTAAGAATAATTGTGGATAAAGATCAGACCATGAGCAAATTACAACGCCTGAGCCATCTGTCTCAGAGCGATCTAAAGCCAGTCTGGTCTAAAATTTCGGCCATCGACCTGCGTTATCGCAATGGATTGTCGATCCAGTGGAAAAATTCAATTCCGCCTAAAATTGTAAATGGACATTTTATTGTAACCATTGATGACACGGGCGTTGAGAATAAGGTAACAGTAAAGCCATAA
- the ftsA gene encoding cell division protein FtsA, whose protein sequence is MSEAVPSVVAIDIGTHKVSVLIGKVHAPDNIQVIGMATARNRGMSKGKIVSLDKVITAIKNAVQEAEDMAECRVHSAWVSIPSAELKSFYASGRTSIDNSEHAITTSEVVRALELAKASHLTSDHYLVSAVPLGFELDDSPEWVLNPIRMSAHSMTGHYHLMMLPISTMQNIDRALKGANIGVEKMVVSSLATAEASLLKDEKEYGVCLVDIGAGTTNVAVYVDGRLALTHTFQRGGEHVTRDIAAVLQTTTEEAERLKLLYGCVDLKVVKPDHMIQFQGIDGPQTISRIELTEIIMARYEEILGLVRDELVKNGAIQGLYHGVVLTGDASHIEGMVSFVRRTMGVSAHLGNPPTQVYADEQHQAALRRSQYSTVAGLLMFSQSDTQDTIVEQDDVERLSLAKRVKRALFGFNDTLKSIF, encoded by the coding sequence ATGAGTGAAGCTGTTCCCTCGGTTGTGGCGATTGACATTGGGACACACAAAGTTTCAGTTTTGATTGGCAAGGTACACGCGCCAGACAATATCCAAGTGATTGGTATGGCCACCGCTCGTAACCGAGGCATGAGTAAAGGGAAAATTGTCAGTCTCGATAAAGTTATTACTGCAATTAAAAATGCCGTTCAAGAAGCAGAAGATATGGCGGAATGTCGTGTACATTCTGCTTGGGTCTCTATTCCAAGTGCCGAATTAAAAAGCTTTTATGCTTCAGGTCGTACCTCGATCGACAATAGCGAACATGCGATTACCACCAGTGAAGTGGTGCGTGCACTGGAATTGGCCAAAGCCAGTCATTTGACTTCAGATCATTATCTGGTCAGTGCTGTGCCTCTGGGTTTTGAGCTGGATGATTCACCGGAATGGGTGCTAAACCCGATTCGTATGTCGGCACATAGCATGACCGGGCATTATCATCTGATGATGCTACCGATTAGTACCATGCAGAATATTGATCGCGCCCTGAAAGGTGCCAATATTGGCGTAGAAAAAATGGTGGTGTCGAGCCTGGCCACTGCTGAAGCCAGCCTGCTCAAAGATGAAAAAGAATATGGCGTGTGTCTGGTGGATATCGGTGCTGGCACGACCAATGTTGCGGTGTATGTAGATGGTCGTTTGGCTCTAACCCATACCTTCCAGCGTGGCGGTGAACATGTGACCCGCGATATTGCAGCAGTATTGCAAACCACGACCGAAGAAGCTGAACGCCTGAAATTATTGTATGGCTGTGTCGACCTGAAAGTGGTCAAGCCGGACCATATGATTCAGTTCCAGGGGATTGACGGGCCGCAAACCATCAGCCGGATTGAACTGACTGAAATCATCATGGCGCGTTATGAAGAAATTTTAGGTTTAGTACGTGATGAGCTGGTGAAAAATGGTGCCATCCAGGGCTTGTATCATGGTGTGGTATTGACCGGTGATGCCAGTCATATCGAAGGGATGGTGAGTTTTGTTCGCCGTACCATGGGGGTCTCGGCGCATTTAGGTAATCCGCCGACTCAGGTGTATGCAGACGAACAACATCAGGCTGCTTTACGTCGCTCGCAATATAGTACGGTGGCTGGCTTGCTGATGTTTAGTCAGAGTGATACCCAGGACACGATTGTGGAACAGGATGATGTAGAGCGGTTGTCATTGGCTAAGCGGGTCAAAAGAGCCTTGTTTGGCTTTAATGACACCCTGAAATCAATCTTTTAA